The genomic region ATGCGGCGGCGGCCCCTTGGCTATCTTCTGCAGCGACGGGTTCATGTGGTCCCACTTGAGCGCACTCGAAGTCCAGATGTCGATTGTCGGGTAATAGCGGTTGGGATCGTCGAGACTCGTTAGATGGATTCCAATCGCATCGGCGCGGCCGGAAATCCTTGCGAACAGGCGCGATCCGCACTCCGCGCAAAATCCCCGGCTAATCGTGTTGCCGCTGTCAGTAGGCACTGAGCGGTACTTGGGCTGACCGGTTATTGTGACCGCAGCGGAAGGCACTGCGATTGCGCTGATGAAGGGCGCACCGCTGGCTTTCTGACAATCCCGGCAATGACAATTGAAAATTGCAAGCGGCTCGGCCGAACACACGAAGCGAATCGCCCGCACCCGCATCCGCCGGAAAACGCTTCTGCCATGGTGATCTCCTCTCGCTGGGAGCGTAGCGCCTTTGGCGTTGGGCGACGAGAGGACAAATCAATTAACCGCTCTTCACTTCATAAAGAGCTGCCGCTAGACAGGTCTTCAAGTGGGGGTTGGTTGCCGATTCTCTGATTTGGGTCTGCAAGCTGGTAGGATTCTCGGGATGGCCGTCAAATCCATTCCCGAGGGTTATCACTCGATCACGCCGCGGTTGTTTGTGCCGGACGCAGACGCGCTGGTCGAATTTCTGAAGCGGGCTTTTGCGGCGGTTGAGCGGCCGCGGGTCGGCAAAGGATCGCCCGCAGAGATGGTGATCGGCGATTCGATCGTGATCGTCAGCGCGAGCGGGGTGCGCCCAGCTCTGCCCGCGTTTCTCTACCTGTATGTCCCCGATACCGATGCCGCCTACCGCGAGGCCCTCAAGGCCGGGGCGAAATCACTCGAGGCGCCCGCGGATATGCACTACGGCGATCGGCGCGCCATGATCGAAGACCCGCAAGGCAATGCCTGGCAAATCGCAACTCACGTCGAAGACGTATCGCCGGAAGAGATCGCCCGCCGCCTCAAAGCGCGGCCATGACCTGCCAGAGCCAGGAAACTAGCCGCGGTCACCGCAAAGGGCTCCGCCCCTCGAGCCGTCGCGGAACTTCTTACAGACTGGACATAGAGAAAGAGTCTTTCTCGGCCGATCCTCGATCGTAGGACAACTCGATGCTCTCTCATTTCTCCGTCGGGCAATCTCCCGTGCGAATGCCACCGAAAGAATGGTCGCGCCTTACCTGGAGAGTAATCGACTAAGGCGTGGTGGGCATGCACAAATCGGTGCCGAGGACCTCGGCACTATGGACAGACGCAGCATTTTGAAGTCGGCCGCAGTGGCAGCCGGAGTGGGATTCATTGGCGTCGGGCGGGCGCAAGTTCTGGCTGAAGGTGCGAAGCTCGCCCCGGTTGCAGCAAAGGCGGCGCGAGCCAGGAAGTCTATCGAGACTGCCGATGGTGCCAGACTGTTCCATCGCGATTGGGGCGACGGCAAGCCGATTCTGTTTGTAGCGCCCTGGGGCCTGAACACGGATTGGTGGGAGTACCAGATGACCGCTTTGGCGGGCCACAATTTGCGCTGTGTCGGCTATGACCGACGTGGGCATGGTCGTTCGGACGAGCCCAAGGACGGCTACGACTTCGATACGCTGGCAGGCGATATGGCGGCGGTAATCGATCAGCTCGAGCTGCGGCAGGTCGTGCTCGTGGGCCAGTCGCTGGGATGCGGCGAGGTGGTCCGTTACCTCTCACGTCACGGCAGCAGCCGCATCGATAGAGTCGTGCTGGTCTCAACGATCACGCCGTTCATCATGAAGACGCCCGACAACCCCGATGGTGTTGATGAGGCCATCCTCGAAAAAACGCCAGCGGCGTTGTGCATGGATCGCGCACACGTGATCGCAGCGGCAGCGCCCACGTTCTTCGGCGCGCCCGGCAACACGGTCTCGCCGGAAATGGCGGGATGGTGGACCCGGATGATGGTGGACGGATGCTCGCTCAAAGTCATGATCGACCTGCAGCGCATGTTCACGCGGACTGATTTTCGCGCAGAGCTGCGAGCGATGACGCTGCCGACCTTGCTGATCCACGGCGACCATGACGCCTCAACACCCATCGAATTGACTGGACGCAAAACCGCGCAGTTGATTCCGCGTTGCCAGTTAAAGGTTTACGAGAATGCCGCGCATGGCTTGCCGATCACGCACAAGGATCAACTGACTGCTGACCTGCTTGCTTTCGTAGAAGGCTGAAGGGTGGCAGTGATCCGGCTTCGACCGGGAAAATGGTGGGACGAATCACTCTAAGGAGCCAGGAGCGTTTAGCCTCGAACACAGCTGGAAGCTGGTCTCACTTCGAGCGAGAGAGGAGGCGCGATCCCTCCTTCCCGGGACCGGCTTCGATTTGGAAGGAAACAAATCGCACGCCCAAAGGATTCCATTTCATTGGTCAGTTTCCGTCCGGGCGTCTGGAAAAGCACCGGCGGGTGCAACACAGGCGAGTGACTCAGACCCAGGATCGTGGGTGTGGGAGAGCGGGTGCTCACAACATCGGGTTGGGCCTCTCGTCCGAGTTGAGGAGCAGCGCGCCAACCCATTCGAGCGTGCGACGCTGACCGACGAGGTGCTGGCACCACGTGTCCGCATCGCGAAGTGCACGATCGAGCGGGCCTTTTTGCGTGTAGATAGCAGCGCCGCCGAGAGCATCGAAAAGCATCCTGATGACCTGACGCGCCGCATGGCAGACATTCACCCGCGCCAACCACACATCGGCGCGTTCCCTTTCGGTTGGCTTCTCGGCTTTTTCCAGGCGTTCCCATTGACGATCAAGTGATGAAAAGACGTAGGAGCGCGCCGCACCCAACATCATTTCGGCGTCGGCAATGGTGCTCTGAATACGTGCGAGGTTCTTGTAGAGTTTCGTGCTCGGAAACTCCACTTTGCCCTGCATCGCGTCGCAGAAGAAATCGATCGCCGCACGAGCGGCGCCCAGGGGAACTCCAGCCATCTTAGGGAGAATCGTGTTGCTGTTGCGCCATAAGGGAGCATCGCGCTTCGCAGGCTCGGAAAAGCTTAGACTGTGGCGCTCCGGAATGAACAAGTCGTCGGCGCGGTAGTCGTTGCTGCCCGTGCCACGCAGGCCGGTCGTGTGCCAGGTGTCCGCGATCTCAAAAGATGATGCCGGCGCGAGCATCAACCGCCAGCGGGGAATCCGTTCGTTGATCATTTCAGGTACGCCGTTTGCGTAGACGATGCAGCCAGCCGAGACCACATCGGCATGGGTAATTCCGGAGCCGAAGGGCCATTGTCCCTTGATTCGGTAACCACCCTCGACGCGGTCGGCTCGGCCGACCGGTAAAGCATGACCCGCCGTGGCCAGGTCGAGACTGGGATAGAGTTCGCGCGCGGCAGCGTCGTCCAAATATCCGGAAAAAAGGCCCGAGTCGCATCCGATCATCACGCACCATCCGACCGAAGCGTTGGCCTTCGACAATTCTTCAATTACCTCGACTTGCTCGATGGTGCTGAGTTCGGGACCGCCCCAGCTCTTGGGCATAGTAAGCCGGAACATGCCGGCGCTGCGAATGCGCTCCGCTACCTCGGGCGGAAGCTTGCGGGCCGCTTCGATCTCAGGTGATTTTTCGCGCAGGAACCCGCCTAACTCGCGCGCATTCGCATAAATCTCAGCCGCGCCAAGAAAGGCTCCCGCGTCAGCATCGGGCACAAGTGTCGATGGTCCCGTCATCAGGGTTCCTCCCCTCACTTCGTCTGCTCCCGATCGATGTACCGCCGCGGCGTGGTTCAGGCAATGCGCAAACCAGCCGAATCTCGGAGAGTGCACATCTGTTGATGATATCATTGCCAGTGACACAAACCCTGGGGGACGAGGATTGGGACCGGCTACTCAGTCTGGGCTGACCACCTGCGAGGGGCCGCTCGCATGGAAGGCCACCGAGAACTTCAACTGATCGGACCCGCCGTCCGGGAGAAGGGACTTACTTCTCGGAAGCCTGAGTCGCTGCTGATTTCGGAACCGAGTCGGTGCGCAGGCTAATTCGGGCATTGTCCCAGGTTACGGCGGGACCGACCGGCTTGAGCCGCAGGAGAACCATGTCCGCGTACGCTTTCCGGGTAGCTTCGGTCAGAGCTCCGGTGGACTCACCGAACCCGCCATATTTCCTCGCCAGCGCGGCGACGGCACGATCATATTCTTCGCCCGCCTCCAACCGCTCCACTTCCACTCGCAGCATGACCGCGCACAGCTCCTTCCAGCGCTCTCCTCTTTCCACCAAGAAATTTCCGCGCGAGTCGTGGCGGATGCGCGCGAGCTTCTTGGACTGCGCCGGGGTGCGCAAATAGATGTACCGGTCGAGCGCCACAAACCACATTGGGAGAGAAATCGGCCAACCGTTGCGCTGAAGGGTCGTGAAGATCCCCGTATGTGCCCGCTCGAGTTCGGCCCATGCTTCTTTTTCCGAAAGACGAATGCTCATGCGTCCATCGGTCTCCTTTTCAAATCCGGCGGGACCGTTTGGCGAGCGCGTATTATGTGTCCAAGGATTGCCTGCCAGCTGCGGCGATTAGACCGCCGTGTAACCGCCATCCACCACCAGCTCCGCTCCTGTGACGAACGATGCCTCGTCGCTCGCGAGGAATACTACACACCACCCGACCTCTTCGGGCTGAGCTCCGCGCTTCATTGGGGCGAGCTCTATCAAAGACTGCAATTGTTCGCGGGGCACAATGTCGACCATCGGCGTCAGGATCACACCAGGGTGAACCGAGTTCACGCGAATCCTATCGGGCGCGTACTGTACCGCCGCAGCCTTGGTCAGCAGCCGAACCGCGCCTTTGGTGCCGTGATAGGCGGCGGAACCGGCTGAGCCGATTAGTCCGTAGATCGAGGAGATATTGATAATCGAGCCTCCGCCGCGCCGGCGCATCGCCGGTACTGCCGCCTTCATACCGAGCCACACCCCCTTCTGGTTGATGTTGACCACGGCGTCCCAATCTTCTTCATTGGTGTCTTCGATGCCGCCGGTACGATAGATGCCGGCGTTATTGACGAGGATGTCCAGGCCGCCAAAGTCATGTTCGCCGGCGGCGACTGCGGCGCGCCAGTCGTTGGCGCGGGTAACATCGAGATGAAGCGCCACCGCCGCTTTGGTCGCGGCCTTGGCGTTGATTTCATCCGCGGTCTGTTTGCAGACATCGTCGAGCACATCGCCGAGCACAACCTTTGCGCCCTCACTGGCGAAGAGACGCGCCTCGGCGGCACCCTGTCCGCGCGCACCGCCAGAGATAAGAGCGACCTTGCCTTTGAGTCTTTCCATTCTAAAGTTCCCTCCGACCGTTGCTGGGGTTCTTCGGCCGGGTCCTGGCCGCGGCTTTAGGTCGCGGTCAGACCGCCATCTACCACGAACTCCGCACCAGTCACGTAGGATGCCTCGTCGCTGGCCAGAAACAGCACCACCTGGGCGACCTCTTCGGGTCGCCCCTCGCGCTTCATCGGCACGATGGTGCTGATGCCCTCGCGTCGCTCCTTCGGGATTATGTCGATCATCTGGGTGGAGATGACTCCCGGATGAACCGAGTTGACCCGAATTTTCTCGCCCGCATATTGCACGGCGGCGGACTTGGTCAACAGCCGCACCGCGCCCTTGGTGCCGTGATACGCGGTCGAACCGGGCGATCCGGTCAGCCCCGCAACCGACGAGATGTTTACGATCGCTCCGCCACCCCGCCGACGCATTGCGGGTACCGCCGTCTTCATCCCGAGCCACACGCCCTTCTGGTTGATGTTGACAAGCGAATCCCAGAGTTCCTCGCTGGTGTCCTCAAGACCGGACATGTTGAAAATGCCCGCGTTGTTGACCAGGATGTCGAGGCCACCAAATCCACTCTCGCAGACGTCAACCGCAGCTCGCCAGTCCGCGGCGCGCGTGACGTCGAGATGAAGTACAGCGGCCACTCGCTCTCCGGCCCGCGCGTTAATTTCCGCGGCCAGTTTGGTGGCCTGATCGTCAATCACGTCTCCGACTACAACCCTTGCCCCCTCGTTGACGAACAGCCGGGCCTCGGCGGCACCCTGTCCGCGCGCGCCACCGGAAATCAGCGCAACCTTGCCTCTAAGCCGATCCATGTTACCTCGCATGCGAGCGCAACCGCCGCAGCCGATTGCGCCATCGCAGTTTTCGCGCCCCTGACTACTTCATCATCTCAACGCCGCCGGTCACCAGAGCAAAGATCGTCGCCCCATTTCTGGTCGAGACCGTGTGCGTGCAGCCATTGGGCCGGTAGTTCGCGTTGCCCGCGACAACCTCGCCCGATTCATCCGCATTGGAACCCTCGATCACGAAGATCAATTCATCGCCGACGTGCTTATGACGGGGCAGTTGGGCGCCCGGGTCAAAGCGTACCAACGCGGCTCGCCGTTTGGTTTCTTTGTCATGCCAGATCGGCTTCTGGCGTACCCCGGGCATCGCTTCGGTCCAAGCAATCTCGCTCAGGTCAAAGTTCTGCGAGCGCGGAGCCCCCGTTAGATCCGTGGCAGGTTCGATGCCACCGCTGACAATCGCGAGGACGGTCGCACCGTTCTTACTGGTGACGCTGTGAATGCACCCGTTGGGACGATAGCCGACGTTGCCGGTGGTAGTGGTGCCGTGTTCGTCGGCGATTGAACCTTCGATGACATAAAGCAATTCGTCGCCCACATGACGATGGGTTGGAAGTATGGCTCCGGGCTCGAAACGCGTCAGTAGGGCGCGGCGCTTGGTCGCCGGGTCGGACCAGAGCACCTTGGCCTTGAGTGCCGAAGCCATGGAAGTCCATTCAAGGTCGTTCACGCGGATTATCTGCGATGGTGTGTCAGCCATGGTTTCCTCCGCAGCGGCAATCTCTGATGGGGTCGGCGCGCTGGTTAACTGGCTTGCTAACCCTGTTCCCTCAGCGTTGTCAATCGACGTGAACTGCGACGCTTCAGCATGAGAAGCAGAGGGGATTCCCGTTCTTGCGCGCTGTTCCCCGCCGGATTCCTGATGTCCAGCAAAAACCGGGAGTTTCGGGTAGACGGAGATCGCCACGTCGGAAAGACGCCAGACATCGAAGAATTCCCGGCTCAGGTCGCATTCCCGGGCGGGTGGGATTGTCAGCTGGCTGATTGCCGCAATTGGCCGATTCGTGGCATTAACGATCAGGCCCTCGGCCGACGGGCATTCCAACTGGAGAGTTGAGTATGGCAAACCTGCCACTCCTCAAGGTCCCGATCGTTGATTACGGAGCAGAGCAGTCTGCGATGGAACGTTATCGCAAGGAAGGCGAGGAACGTGCGATGCGCCTCGGCAACCGAGGTGCGCTTAAGTTCGATCGCGCCGGTAATCTCGATCCAGCGATTCAAGATGCGTACAAGCGCTGCGGATTTTACATCTTCGAAGGATTGCTGGCCGAGGAAGAGCTGCAGGACCTCGAACGGGATGTGGCCGAGATGCTTGCGCGCGCACCTGTAACAAAAGGTGCCGCTATCGACAGCCAAGGGCGTCCGGCGCTTTCGGCGGATTGCAAGGCGCCGAACATCTCATGGGTCAAACCTCTTTCCGACCCGCTCGGGGGCACTACTTTTGCGCGCGGCCGACACCCGGCGAAGATGATCGAGCCCACGCCGCCTAAAGAAGCGCCCGAATACGTGATGCAGCTCGTACTCGGCTCGCTGCAGTTTTCCGATGCGTGCCTGCGGCTCTACGGACATCCGCAACTGCTAACAGTTGCCGAGAGTATCAATGGCGAGGATTTCACGCCCTTCAACGAAGCGGTGTGGATCAAGCAGCCGGGCCTGGGTGGTTCAGTAGCATGGCATCAGGATGGCTGGACTCACTGGGACAGTCCGACCCTCGACGGGGGCACCCACGGCTTCAACTTCATGGCACAACTCTACGGTTGTAACGCGATCAACGGGCTGTGGGTGGTGCCAGGCTCACATAGACACGGCAAGGCGGACCTCAAAGGGATGGTCGAGGCGGCGGGGTCCGATCGTTTGCCCGATGCCGTCCCGTTTATCTGTGCGCCGGGCGACGTGGCGATCTGCAACCGCCAAGCAATTCACGGTTCATTTGCGAACACCTGCCAGGATGTCCGGGTCACAATCAACTTCGGCTTTCATCGTCGCAAGTCAGTTCTGGGAGTAGTCAGCGGAGGCGTTCACAACCCGGTCGCGGTTTACGACGATCAGCGCATTCGCGAGCGTTCCCGGCTAGTCATGTATGCCATCGATGCGCGCCAGCAGCGATTTCCGGATGAGAAGCCTTACCGCTATAAGCCGCTCGCCGGCCAGCAGGAGCTGTATCGTTGGACGCCGGAGCGGAGAGCCGAGCTGAAAGACTACAACCTGCAGGACCTTGGAATTTAGTCGTTTTTCTCTTCCGGGTTCGACGCCCCGCGCGGGTTGCGACCAGGAACGCGCGAAACTTTGGTCGCTCGGAGTAAACCACTGGAACGAGCAGACACCGCGTGGCCGGTCGCGCGAGGGCCGGTAAGACATCGACCCTCAGTTTCGCGTGCGCGATCCGATTAGTCCGCTGCCCGCGAGGCTTTGAGGGTCGCGCGACCTCCATTTGCCACGCTCGACGGCGCTGAAGAATTCCTGCACCGCGTGATTAAACGCGGCCGGCTCCTCGAGGTTTACCGCGTGCCCCGTGCGCGGCACCATCCACAGTCCGGCGCCTGGAATTGTTTGCTTGAGCATAACGCTGGCGTCGAGACACGGATCGTCCTCATCCCCGACGATGAGCAGAACTGGAACCGTCATTTTGGCGAGTTCCGAGGTGAAGTCATAAAGCGACGGACGCAACGCCTGGTAGTTGCGCAACGTCAATGCCGATCCGATGGGAGAATGCTCACTCAGATGCCGCACGAATTCCTCCCAGCCGCGCGGATCTTTGTTGCGGAGTTGAATGCGGGTCGGCCCGAGACCCAATGCCCGCGCGAGCGGCGCCGAACCCTCCTTGAGAAAGCGCTCGGCCGTCGCTTCGCATTGCTTGCGGAAAGTCTCGCGCTCGGACTTCGGCGCGCCCGAACCACACCCGGCCACGACCAGCGAAGTGGCCCTTTCCGAATAGCGCAGACCGAAATGCAGCGCCGCAAAAGCTCCCATGCTGAGTCCAACCACGTGAGCCTTGTCGATCGCGAGATGCTTTAGGACCGCCGCGATGTCGTCGGTCGCGCGATCCTGTCCGTAGGACGAATCATCCCCGGGCACGTCGGAGGGTGGATAGCCGCGTGCGTTGTACGTGATGCATCGGTAGTGTCGCGAAAACCAGCGCACCTGGCTTTCCCACTCGCGGTAGTCGGAACCGAACTCGTGGGCGAAAATGATCGGATGGCCGTCTCCGCTCTCCTCGAAGTAGAGTCTTGCTCCCGATGATTGTGCGTACGGCATGGGATAACTCCCGCGCTGGTGATATGGCGGACAGTTAGTTCATGCAAGCAAGCTTCGCAACTACATTGCAACAGGAGATCGATTCGACATGGCGGGAAAAATAGCGATCGTAACCGGCGCAGGTACCGGTATCGGAAAGCACGCGGCCCTCGCCCTGATGCGCGAAGGATACGCGGTCGTGTTCGGCGGACGGCGGTTGGAATTGCTCGAGGCCGCCGCGGTCGAGGGGCGCGCGACTGGCTCGTCCGCCATCGCGGTGCAGACGGATGTGAGCGACCCGGAATCGGTCAAAAACCTTTTCGCGAAGACCCGCGAAGCGTACGGCCGTCTCGACGTGCTGTTCAATAACGCCGGAATTGGTGCTCCGGCCGTACCGCTTGAGGATCTTTCCTTGGAACGCTGGCGGGCAGTCGTCGAAACCAACCTGACCGGTGCATTCCTGTGCACGCAGGAGGCCTTTCGCATCATGAAGGCACAACAGCCGCGGGGCGGGCGCATCATCAACAACGGCTCCATCTCGGCCCACACGCCACGTCCCAACTCCGCCCCCTATACCTCGACCAAGCACGCGATGACCGGGCTGACCAAATCGACCTCGCTAGATGGCCGCAAGTACGATATTGCGTGCAGCCAAATCGACATCGGCAACGCCGCAACCGAGATGACCGCGCGTATGGCGCGCGGTGTGCCGCAGGCGTCGGGCGAGATTGCAGCTGAGCCCACTTTTGATGTCGAGCACGTCGCGCGAGCGGTGGTGTACATGGCCAATCTGCCGCTCGAAGCGAATGTTCAGTTCATTACCATCATGGCTACCAAAATGCCTTTCGTCGGGCGCGGCTAAGATCTTTGCCTGGTTCGGAACCTCGCTGGTGCGAGCCGTCTTGCGAGCCGGCGCAGCTACAACCAGGTCGAAACCTGCGGCATGGCGCGAGATGGAATGTTGGTCAAAGGCGCCAAATTGCCCATAGATGAGAAGAGAGAGGCGCAGCCTCTCTACTTCCGGTTGAGAAGGCACCGGCGAATCGCGATTCGGCTGCGGCCGACGCTCTCAGTAGCCCGCAAACCCCATATCGGTGGTTGCCTGCGCCTCGGGATCGGTGCACACGTTGACCAGTGCAGTCTTGCGACTCTTGATGGCCC from Candidatus Binataceae bacterium harbors:
- a CDS encoding VOC family protein, which produces MAVKSIPEGYHSITPRLFVPDADALVEFLKRAFAAVERPRVGKGSPAEMVIGDSIVIVSASGVRPALPAFLYLYVPDTDAAYREALKAGAKSLEAPADMHYGDRRAMIEDPQGNAWQIATHVEDVSPEEIARRLKARP
- a CDS encoding alpha/beta hydrolase produces the protein MPYAQSSGARLYFEESGDGHPIIFAHEFGSDYREWESQVRWFSRHYRCITYNARGYPPSDVPGDDSSYGQDRATDDIAAVLKHLAIDKAHVVGLSMGAFAALHFGLRYSERATSLVVAGCGSGAPKSERETFRKQCEATAERFLKEGSAPLARALGLGPTRIQLRNKDPRGWEEFVRHLSEHSPIGSALTLRNYQALRPSLYDFTSELAKMTVPVLLIVGDEDDPCLDASVMLKQTIPGAGLWMVPRTGHAVNLEEPAAFNHAVQEFFSAVERGKWRSRDPQSLAGSGLIGSRTRN
- a CDS encoding SDR family oxidoreductase — its product is MAGKIAIVTGAGTGIGKHAALALMREGYAVVFGGRRLELLEAAAVEGRATGSSAIAVQTDVSDPESVKNLFAKTREAYGRLDVLFNNAGIGAPAVPLEDLSLERWRAVVETNLTGAFLCTQEAFRIMKAQQPRGGRIINNGSISAHTPRPNSAPYTSTKHAMTGLTKSTSLDGRKYDIACSQIDIGNAATEMTARMARGVPQASGEIAAEPTFDVEHVARAVVYMANLPLEANVQFITIMATKMPFVGRG
- a CDS encoding GFA family protein; the protein is MRVRAIRFVCSAEPLAIFNCHCRDCQKASGAPFISAIAVPSAAVTITGQPKYRSVPTDSGNTISRGFCAECGSRLFARISGRADAIGIHLTSLDDPNRYYPTIDIWTSSALKWDHMNPSLQKIAKGPPPH
- a CDS encoding pyridoxamine 5'-phosphate oxidase family protein — its product is MSIRLSEKEAWAELERAHTGIFTTLQRNGWPISLPMWFVALDRYIYLRTPAQSKKLARIRHDSRGNFLVERGERWKELCAVMLRVEVERLEAGEEYDRAVAALARKYGGFGESTGALTEATRKAYADMVLLRLKPVGPAVTWDNARISLRTDSVPKSAATQASEK
- a CDS encoding acyl-CoA dehydrogenase family protein, with the protein product MTGPSTLVPDADAGAFLGAAEIYANARELGGFLREKSPEIEAARKLPPEVAERIRSAGMFRLTMPKSWGGPELSTIEQVEVIEELSKANASVGWCVMIGCDSGLFSGYLDDAAARELYPSLDLATAGHALPVGRADRVEGGYRIKGQWPFGSGITHADVVSAGCIVYANGVPEMINERIPRWRLMLAPASSFEIADTWHTTGLRGTGSNDYRADDLFIPERHSLSFSEPAKRDAPLWRNSNTILPKMAGVPLGAARAAIDFFCDAMQGKVEFPSTKLYKNLARIQSTIADAEMMLGAARSYVFSSLDRQWERLEKAEKPTERERADVWLARVNVCHAARQVIRMLFDALGGAAIYTQKGPLDRALRDADTWCQHLVGQRRTLEWVGALLLNSDERPNPML
- a CDS encoding phytanoyl-CoA dioxygenase family protein, with protein sequence MANLPLLKVPIVDYGAEQSAMERYRKEGEERAMRLGNRGALKFDRAGNLDPAIQDAYKRCGFYIFEGLLAEEELQDLERDVAEMLARAPVTKGAAIDSQGRPALSADCKAPNISWVKPLSDPLGGTTFARGRHPAKMIEPTPPKEAPEYVMQLVLGSLQFSDACLRLYGHPQLLTVAESINGEDFTPFNEAVWIKQPGLGGSVAWHQDGWTHWDSPTLDGGTHGFNFMAQLYGCNAINGLWVVPGSHRHGKADLKGMVEAAGSDRLPDAVPFICAPGDVAICNRQAIHGSFANTCQDVRVTINFGFHRRKSVLGVVSGGVHNPVAVYDDQRIRERSRLVMYAIDARQQRFPDEKPYRYKPLAGQQELYRWTPERRAELKDYNLQDLGI
- a CDS encoding cupin domain-containing protein, with the protein product MADTPSQIIRVNDLEWTSMASALKAKVLWSDPATKRRALLTRFEPGAILPTHRHVGDELLYVIEGSIADEHGTTTTGNVGYRPNGCIHSVTSKNGATVLAIVSGGIEPATDLTGAPRSQNFDLSEIAWTEAMPGVRQKPIWHDKETKRRAALVRFDPGAQLPRHKHVGDELIFVIEGSNADESGEVVAGNANYRPNGCTHTVSTRNGATIFALVTGGVEMMK
- a CDS encoding glucose 1-dehydrogenase, with translation MERLKGKVALISGGARGQGAAEARLFASEGAKVVLGDVLDDVCKQTADEINAKAATKAAVALHLDVTRANDWRAAVAAGEHDFGGLDILVNNAGIYRTGGIEDTNEEDWDAVVNINQKGVWLGMKAAVPAMRRRGGGSIINISSIYGLIGSAGSAAYHGTKGAVRLLTKAAAVQYAPDRIRVNSVHPGVILTPMVDIVPREQLQSLIELAPMKRGAQPEEVGWCVVFLASDEASFVTGAELVVDGGYTAV
- a CDS encoding alpha/beta hydrolase is translated as MDRRSILKSAAVAAGVGFIGVGRAQVLAEGAKLAPVAAKAARARKSIETADGARLFHRDWGDGKPILFVAPWGLNTDWWEYQMTALAGHNLRCVGYDRRGHGRSDEPKDGYDFDTLAGDMAAVIDQLELRQVVLVGQSLGCGEVVRYLSRHGSSRIDRVVLVSTITPFIMKTPDNPDGVDEAILEKTPAALCMDRAHVIAAAAPTFFGAPGNTVSPEMAGWWTRMMVDGCSLKVMIDLQRMFTRTDFRAELRAMTLPTLLIHGDHDASTPIELTGRKTAQLIPRCQLKVYENAAHGLPITHKDQLTADLLAFVEG
- a CDS encoding glucose 1-dehydrogenase, with product MDRLRGKVALISGGARGQGAAEARLFVNEGARVVVGDVIDDQATKLAAEINARAGERVAAVLHLDVTRAADWRAAVDVCESGFGGLDILVNNAGIFNMSGLEDTSEELWDSLVNINQKGVWLGMKTAVPAMRRRGGGAIVNISSVAGLTGSPGSTAYHGTKGAVRLLTKSAAVQYAGEKIRVNSVHPGVISTQMIDIIPKERREGISTIVPMKREGRPEEVAQVVLFLASDEASYVTGAEFVVDGGLTAT